The following are encoded together in the Erpetoichthys calabaricus chromosome 16, fErpCal1.3, whole genome shotgun sequence genome:
- the LOC114667171 gene encoding hepatic sodium/bile acid cotransporter-like: protein MIAFSAMNSTEFPSFTVMNNSTISLFPPLLDKIVNGITILILFITMVSLGCTMELSKIKIHIVKPKGIVIAVLAQYGVMPLSAFLLAKLFQLKDIESVAVLICGCCPGGNLSNIFSLALKGDMNLSIVMTTCSSTLALVMMPLLLYLYCKALIPNTKNAIPYNGIVIALIMTIVPCAIGIFINAKTPRYSKIITKVGLTIMLLASTAVGIIAAMKIGQEVWTLLSPRLISTCTLMPLIGYLLGYILSSLLCLNEECKRTVAMETGCQNIQLCTAVLKVAFPPHVIGSLFLFPFIYLLFQTAEALVFIVIFRCYERMVS, encoded by the exons ATGATTGCATTCTCAGCTATGAACTCTACAGAATTTCCCAGTTTCACTGTCATGAATAACTCCACCATTTCTTTATTTCCTCCACTCCTGGACAAAATTGTTAATGGCATCACCATCCTCATCCTGTTCATTACTATGGTGTCACTGGGGTGCACCATGGAGCTCTCCAAGATCAAAATCCATATAGTTAAACCAAAGGGAATAGTCATTGCTGTTCTGGCCCAGTATGGTGTTATGCCACTTTCTGCCTTTTTGCTGGCGAAGCTCTTTCAGCTTAAAGACATTGAATCTGTGGCAGTGCTGATCTGTGGGTGCTGCCCCGGAGGCAACTTGTCAAATATCTTCTCTCTGGCCCTCAAAGGAGACATGAACCTCAG CATTGTCATGACCACATGCTCCAGTACCCTGGCTTTGGTCATGATGCCACTGCTCTTGTACCTTTACTGCAAAGCTCTCATTCCTAACACGAAGAATGCCATTCCTTACAATGGCATTGTTATTGCACTCATCATGACGATAGTGCCATGTGCAATTGGGATCTTCATCAATGCCAAGACTCCACGCTACTCCAAGATCATCACAAAG GTTGGACTGACAATAATGCTCCTGGCTTCCACGGCTGTAGGTATAATTGCAGCCATGAAAATTGGTCAAGAAGTCTGGACATTACTTTCACCCCGACTGATTAGTACATGCACCCTGATGCCCCTCATTGGATACCTGCTGGGCTACATCCTGTCCAGCCTGCTCTGCCTGAATGAGGA GTGCAAAAGAACAGTGGCTATGGAGACCGGCTGTCAAAACATCCAACTCTGCACGGCTGTCCTCAAGGTGGCCTTCCCACCACATGTGATAGGGAGTTTGTTTCTCTTTCCATTTATTTACCTGCTTTTCCAGACTGCGGAGGCTCTTGTCTTCATTGTGATTTTCAGGTGTTATGAACGGATGGTGTCATAA